Proteins encoded by one window of Melopsittacus undulatus isolate bMelUnd1 chromosome 23, bMelUnd1.mat.Z, whole genome shotgun sequence:
- the QTRT1 gene encoding queuine tRNA-ribosyltransferase catalytic subunit 1, with protein MAAPRPAPLLRVVAECGRSQARAAELLLPHGPVPCPVFMPVGTQGTAKGLTAKQLAALGCRLCLGNTYHLGTRPGPELVQQAGGLHGFMDWPHNLLTDSGGFQMVSLSELSEVTEEGVLFQSPYGGGQILLTPEKSIEIQNALGADIVMQLDDVVSSTTTGPRVEEAMKRSVRWLDRCIAANRSPQRQNLFAIIQGGLEPELREQCLEAMTLRDVPGFAIGGLSGGEDKGSFWRMVKLSTERLPRDKPRYLMGVGYATDLVVCVALGCDMFDCVFPTRTARFGSALVAEGSLQLKNRVYAKDFRPIEEGCGCPTCQRYSRAYLHALLRREPAALHHLTVHNLAYQLKLMASIRQSILEQRFPQFVRSFLSSRYGAQIPLWVREALEAAGIPLE; from the exons ATGGCGGCGCCCAGGCCGGCTCCGCTGCTGCGGGTGGTGGCGGAGTGCGGCCGGAGCCAGGCCAGGGCCgcggagctgctgctgccgcaCGGGCCCGTTCCGTGCCCGGTGTTCATGCCCGTGGGCACGCAGGGCACAGCCAAGGGGCTCACGGCCAAGCAGCTGGCGGCGCTCGGCTGCCGGCTCTGCCTCGGGAACACCTACCACCTGGGGACCCGGCCG GGCCCGGAGCTGGTGCAACAAGCAGGAGGCCTCCATGGCTTCATGGACTGGCCCCACAACCTCCTCACG gACAGTGGAGGCTTCCAGATGGTTTCCCTATCGGAGCTGTCGGAGGTGACAGAAGAGGGGGTCCTGTTCCAATCCccctatggggggggtcagATCCTGCTCACCCCGGAGAAGTCCATTGAGATCCAGAACGCTCTGG GCGCCGATATCGTGATGCAATTGGACGATGTCGTGAGCAGCACCACGACGGGGCCACGCGTCGAGGAGGCCATGAAGAg gtccgTGCGTTGGCTCGACCGCTGCATCGCCGCCAACCGCAGCCCCCAGCGCCAGAACCTGTTTGCCATCATCCAGGGGGGGCTGGAGCCGGAGCTGCGGGAGCAGTGCCTGGAGG ccatGACGCTCCGGGACGTGCCGGGATTTGCCATCGGGGGCCTGAGCGGGGGGGAGGACAAGGGCAGCTTCTGGCGCATGGTGAAGCTCAGCACCGAGCGCCTGCCCCGGGACAAGCCCCGTTACCTCATGGGCGTCGG CTATGCCACGGACCTGGTGGTGTGCGTGGCCTTGGGCTGTGACATGTTCGACTGCGTCTTCCCCACGCGCACTGCG CGCTTCGGCTCCGCGTTGGTAGCGGAGGGGTCACTGCAGCTCAAGAACAGGGTCTATGCCAAGGACTTCAGGCCCATAGAGGAGGGGTGCGGGTGCCCCACGTGCCAGCG TTACAGCCGTGCCTATCTCCATGCCCTGCTCCGCAGGGAGCCGGCCGCGCTGCATCACCTGACCGTGCACAACCTGGCCTATCAG cTGAAGCTGATGGCCTCCATCCGCCAGAGCATCCTGGAGCAGCGCTTCCCACAGTTCGTGCGGAGCTTCCTGAGCTCCCGCTATGGGGCCCAGATCCCGCTGTGGGTCCGGGAGGCGCTGGAGGCTGCTGGGATCCCCTTGGAATGA
- the LOC101875805 gene encoding lactosylceramide 1,3-N-acetyl-beta-D-glucosaminyltransferase-like isoform X3 has protein sequence MNPPLPHRGVGQAPHVKWGAGGSLRTGWGDHGRVTASSSSGQCQSMKWQLSPRLLVLPALAALVALVGLRLWHSHEPITEAPDLPPHAFQWLHGLAANTTTLPTRHPLRPPYPHPYRFLLNQPHKCRDQAPFLVLLVATAPEDTGARHCIRRTWGNESAVPGTPILRLFLLGLHPVFADALEPVLREESREYGDLIQQDFMDTYNNLTLKTLMGLQWGLLRHRLRVPEHGPDPEQGLQVVRAAGAVPQHHLPPVLRRSRLRPVHRRGLPRARRGADPAPHQHGGRLRGAVSPCPGHHRHRRPVGRVLYGAHPL, from the exons ATGAACCCACCTTTGCCCCATAGAGGGGTGGGGCAGGCCCCACACGTCAagtggggagcaggaggaagttTGAGGACAGGGTGGGGTGACCACGGCCGCGTCACcgcaagcagcagctctgg GCAGTGCCAGAGCATGAAGTGGCAGCTGAGCCCTCgcctgctggtgctgccggcGCTGGCAGCCCTGGTGGCTTTGGTAGGGCTCCGGCTATGGCACAGCCACGAGCCCATCACCGAGGCCCCGGACCTGCCCCCCCATGCCTTCCAATGGCTCCACGGCCTGGCCGCTAACACCACAACCCTCCCCACCCGGCACCCGCTGCGGCCACCGTATCCCCATCCCTACCGGTTCCTCCTCAACCAGCCCCACAAGTGCCGGGACCAGGCTCCgttcctggtgctgctggtggcgACGGCACCGGAGGACACCGGCGCCCGGCACTGCATCCGCCGGACGTGGGGCAACGAGAGCGCGGTGCCGGGTACCCCCATCCTGCGCCTGTTCCTCCTGGGGCTCCATCCGGTGTTTGCCGACGCGCTGGAGCCGGTGCTGCGGGAGGAGAGCCGGGAATACGGAGACCTCATCCAACAGGACTTCATGGACACCTACAACAACCTGACCCTGAAGACGCTGATGGGGCTGCAATGG GGCCTCCTTCGTCACCGGCTACGTGTACCGGAACACGGCCCCGATCCGGAGCAAGGCCTACAAGTGGTACGTGCCGCGGGAGCTGTACCCCAACACCACCTACCCCCCGTACTGCGGCGGTCCCGCTTACGTCCTGTCCACCGACGTGGCCTCCCGCGTGCACGCCGTGGCGCAGACCCTGCCCCTCATCAACATGGAGGACGCCTTCGTGGGGCTGTGTCTCCATGCCCTGGGCATCACCGTCACCGACGGCCCGTGGGGCGCGTTCTCTATGGGGCGCATCCCCTATGA
- the LOC101875805 gene encoding beta-1,3-galactosyltransferase 1-like isoform X1 yields MNPPLPHRGVGQAPHVKWGAGGSLRTGWGDHGRVTASSSSGQCQSMKWQLSPRLLVLPALAALVALVGLRLWHSHEPITEAPDLPPHAFQWLHGLAANTTTLPTRHPLRPPYPHPYRFLLNQPHKCRDQAPFLVLLVATAPEDTGARHCIRRTWGNESAVPGTPILRLFLLGLHPVFADALEPVLREESREYGDLIQQDFMDTYNNLTLKTLMGLQWVSRYCPNATYVMKADTDVFLNLHYLTRRLLLPPRASFVTGYVYRNTAPIRSKAYKWYVPRELYPNTTYPPYCGGPAYVLSTDVASRVHAVAQTLPLINMEDAFVGLCLHALGITVTDGPWGAFSMGRIPYEPCRFARAAAVHRYQPQEVLRLWPSFQQEKDKCEGVNGAR; encoded by the exons ATGAACCCACCTTTGCCCCATAGAGGGGTGGGGCAGGCCCCACACGTCAagtggggagcaggaggaagttTGAGGACAGGGTGGGGTGACCACGGCCGCGTCACcgcaagcagcagctctgg GCAGTGCCAGAGCATGAAGTGGCAGCTGAGCCCTCgcctgctggtgctgccggcGCTGGCAGCCCTGGTGGCTTTGGTAGGGCTCCGGCTATGGCACAGCCACGAGCCCATCACCGAGGCCCCGGACCTGCCCCCCCATGCCTTCCAATGGCTCCACGGCCTGGCCGCTAACACCACAACCCTCCCCACCCGGCACCCGCTGCGGCCACCGTATCCCCATCCCTACCGGTTCCTCCTCAACCAGCCCCACAAGTGCCGGGACCAGGCTCCgttcctggtgctgctggtggcgACGGCACCGGAGGACACCGGCGCCCGGCACTGCATCCGCCGGACGTGGGGCAACGAGAGCGCGGTGCCGGGTACCCCCATCCTGCGCCTGTTCCTCCTGGGGCTCCATCCGGTGTTTGCCGACGCGCTGGAGCCGGTGCTGCGGGAGGAGAGCCGGGAATACGGAGACCTCATCCAACAGGACTTCATGGACACCTACAACAACCTGACCCTGAAGACGCTGATGGGGCTGCAATGGGTGAGCCGCTACTGCCCCAACGCCACCTACGTGATGAAGGCCGACACCGACGTCTTCCTCAACCTCCACTACCTGACCCGCCGCCTGTTGCTGCCTCCCAGGGCCTCCTTCGTCACCGGCTACGTGTACCGGAACACGGCCCCGATCCGGAGCAAGGCCTACAAGTGGTACGTGCCGCGGGAGCTGTACCCCAACACCACCTACCCCCCGTACTGCGGCGGTCCCGCTTACGTCCTGTCCACCGACGTGGCCTCCCGCGTGCACGCCGTGGCGCAGACCCTGCCCCTCATCAACATGGAGGACGCCTTCGTGGGGCTGTGTCTCCATGCCCTGGGCATCACCGTCACCGACGGCCCGTGGGGCGCGTTCTCTATGGGGCGCATCCCCTATGAGCCGTGCCGCTTCGCCCGCGCCGCGGCCGTGCACCGCTACCAGCCCCAGgaggtgctgaggctctggccAAGCTTCCAGCAGGAGAAGGACAAATGTGAGGGGGTGAATGGGGCTCGGTGA
- the LOC101875805 gene encoding beta-1,3-galactosyltransferase 2-like isoform X2, giving the protein MKWQLSPRLLVLPALAALVALVGLRLWHSHEPITEAPDLPPHAFQWLHGLAANTTTLPTRHPLRPPYPHPYRFLLNQPHKCRDQAPFLVLLVATAPEDTGARHCIRRTWGNESAVPGTPILRLFLLGLHPVFADALEPVLREESREYGDLIQQDFMDTYNNLTLKTLMGLQWVSRYCPNATYVMKADTDVFLNLHYLTRRLLLPPRASFVTGYVYRNTAPIRSKAYKWYVPRELYPNTTYPPYCGGPAYVLSTDVASRVHAVAQTLPLINMEDAFVGLCLHALGITVTDGPWGAFSMGRIPYEPCRFARAAAVHRYQPQEVLRLWPSFQQEKDKCEGVNGAR; this is encoded by the coding sequence ATGAAGTGGCAGCTGAGCCCTCgcctgctggtgctgccggcGCTGGCAGCCCTGGTGGCTTTGGTAGGGCTCCGGCTATGGCACAGCCACGAGCCCATCACCGAGGCCCCGGACCTGCCCCCCCATGCCTTCCAATGGCTCCACGGCCTGGCCGCTAACACCACAACCCTCCCCACCCGGCACCCGCTGCGGCCACCGTATCCCCATCCCTACCGGTTCCTCCTCAACCAGCCCCACAAGTGCCGGGACCAGGCTCCgttcctggtgctgctggtggcgACGGCACCGGAGGACACCGGCGCCCGGCACTGCATCCGCCGGACGTGGGGCAACGAGAGCGCGGTGCCGGGTACCCCCATCCTGCGCCTGTTCCTCCTGGGGCTCCATCCGGTGTTTGCCGACGCGCTGGAGCCGGTGCTGCGGGAGGAGAGCCGGGAATACGGAGACCTCATCCAACAGGACTTCATGGACACCTACAACAACCTGACCCTGAAGACGCTGATGGGGCTGCAATGGGTGAGCCGCTACTGCCCCAACGCCACCTACGTGATGAAGGCCGACACCGACGTCTTCCTCAACCTCCACTACCTGACCCGCCGCCTGTTGCTGCCTCCCAGGGCCTCCTTCGTCACCGGCTACGTGTACCGGAACACGGCCCCGATCCGGAGCAAGGCCTACAAGTGGTACGTGCCGCGGGAGCTGTACCCCAACACCACCTACCCCCCGTACTGCGGCGGTCCCGCTTACGTCCTGTCCACCGACGTGGCCTCCCGCGTGCACGCCGTGGCGCAGACCCTGCCCCTCATCAACATGGAGGACGCCTTCGTGGGGCTGTGTCTCCATGCCCTGGGCATCACCGTCACCGACGGCCCGTGGGGCGCGTTCTCTATGGGGCGCATCCCCTATGAGCCGTGCCGCTTCGCCCGCGCCGCGGCCGTGCACCGCTACCAGCCCCAGgaggtgctgaggctctggccAAGCTTCCAGCAGGAGAAGGACAAATGTGAGGGGGTGAATGGGGCTCGGTGA